A genomic stretch from Rhodomicrobium vannielii ATCC 17100 includes:
- the leuB gene encoding 3-isopropylmalate dehydrogenase: protein MTKKKLLLLPGDGIGPEVMAEVERVLAWLNQSGRAQFEYETDLVGGCAYDAHGEAISDAAMDKAHAADAVILGAVGGPKWANVPYAKRPEAGLLRLRKDMKLFANLRPAICYPALTEASSLKREVVEGLDLMIVRELTGGVYFGEPKEIVTLESGERRAVDSQLYYEHEIDRIARVAFELARARGKRLASVEKHNVMRTGVLWKSVVTRVHEDYKDIELTHVLADNCAMQLVKWPKQFDTIVTDNLFGDVLSDLAAMSTGSLGMLPSASLGAKDANGRRPALYEPVHGSAPDIAGKGIANPIATIGSLGMALRYSFDLGKEADLVDAAIAGVLAKGLRTPDIMQDGMTKVGTVEMGEAIVGELKRLAA, encoded by the coding sequence ATGACAAAGAAAAAACTGCTTCTTCTGCCCGGCGACGGCATCGGCCCCGAAGTGATGGCCGAGGTCGAACGGGTTCTTGCGTGGCTCAACCAGAGCGGACGCGCGCAATTCGAATATGAGACAGATCTGGTCGGCGGCTGCGCGTATGACGCGCATGGCGAGGCCATTTCCGATGCCGCGATGGACAAGGCGCACGCGGCCGACGCCGTGATCCTAGGCGCGGTCGGCGGCCCGAAATGGGCGAACGTGCCCTACGCCAAGCGTCCCGAGGCCGGCCTGCTCCGCCTCCGCAAGGACATGAAGCTGTTCGCCAATCTCCGTCCCGCGATCTGCTATCCCGCGCTGACCGAGGCGTCGAGTCTCAAGCGCGAAGTGGTCGAGGGGCTCGACCTCATGATCGTGCGCGAACTTACCGGTGGCGTCTATTTCGGCGAGCCGAAGGAAATCGTCACGCTCGAAAGCGGCGAGCGTCGCGCGGTGGACTCGCAGCTCTATTACGAGCACGAAATCGACCGGATCGCGCGCGTGGCGTTCGAACTGGCGCGGGCGCGCGGCAAGCGGCTCGCCTCCGTCGAGAAGCACAATGTCATGCGCACGGGTGTCCTCTGGAAGTCCGTCGTGACGCGCGTCCATGAAGATTACAAGGACATCGAGCTGACGCACGTGCTCGCGGACAACTGCGCGATGCAGCTTGTGAAGTGGCCGAAGCAGTTCGACACGATCGTGACCGACAACCTGTTCGGCGACGTGCTATCCGACCTTGCGGCCATGTCTACGGGCTCGCTTGGCATGCTTCCATCCGCCTCGCTCGGCGCGAAGGACGCGAACGGCAGGCGCCCGGCGCTTTATGAGCCTGTGCATGGCTCCGCGCCCGACATCGCGGGCAAGGGCATCGCCAACCCCATCGCCACAATCGGAAGCCTTGGCATGGCGTTGCGCTACTCCTTCGACCTTGGCAAGGAAGCGGATCTCGTCGATGCGGCCATCGCCGGCGTGCTCGCGAAGGGGCTTCGCACCCCTGACATCATGCAGGACGGCATGACGAAGGTTGGCACGGTGGAAATGGGCGAGGCCATCGTCGGGGAGCTGAAGCGGCTTGCGGCGTAG
- a CDS encoding type II toxin-antitoxin system VapB family antitoxin: protein MRTNIDLDDTLIDEVMRIANVKTKKEAVHLAMREFLKAKKKKNLFELAGKIDFDAHFDHTSFRHTRYDAD from the coding sequence ATGCGGACCAATATCGATCTTGACGACACGCTCATCGACGAGGTGATGCGGATCGCGAACGTGAAAACGAAGAAGGAAGCCGTGCATCTCGCGATGCGGGAATTCCTGAAGGCGAAGAAGAAGAAAAATCTTTTCGAACTGGCCGGAAAGATCGATTTCGACGCCCATTTCGACCACACCAGCTTCCGGCACACGCGCTACGATGCTGATTGA
- the gltX gene encoding glutamate--tRNA ligase, which produces MASASGVVTRFAPSPTGFLHIGGARTALFNWLYAKHTGGRFLLRIEDTDRARSTDAAIAAILDGLQWLGLDWEGEPVFQFARAERHKEVAYRLLESGNAYRCYSTPEELEAYRAEADAARKALSDAKKASASAEEIARLEAALAAKPRVFSSPYRDGKTPPAADAPFVIRLKAPREGETVVEDEVQGRVRWANKDLDDMVLLRSDGTPTYMLAVVVDDHDMGITHVIRGDDHLTNAARQKQIYNAMGWDVPTFAHIPLIHGPDGAKLSKRHGALGVDAYRAMGYLPDAMRNYLARLGWGHGDEEIFTTAQAADWFDLDAIGRSPSRFDFAKLENLNGVYIRNTPDAELVRYIRQVLPTLEDADYFQARANEGTWRQLEAAMPGLKERAKTIKELVQSAEYLVATLPPIEARGDLNASNSTISGVTIVADRVPIQPDEKAAKVLSPEARKHLAALKERFAALETWDAASIEAATRTYAEETGAKLGNIAQPLRAAATGRTVSPPVFDVLAVLGRDEALARIADQAA; this is translated from the coding sequence ATGGCGTCCGCATCGGGCGTGGTGACACGCTTTGCCCCATCCCCCACCGGCTTCCTGCATATCGGCGGCGCGCGAACCGCGCTGTTCAACTGGCTTTACGCGAAGCACACGGGCGGGCGATTCCTGCTGCGCATCGAGGATACGGACCGCGCGCGCTCGACGGATGCGGCCATCGCGGCGATCCTCGACGGGTTGCAGTGGCTCGGCCTCGACTGGGAGGGCGAGCCGGTGTTCCAGTTCGCACGCGCTGAGCGGCACAAGGAAGTCGCGTATCGGCTTCTCGAAAGCGGCAACGCCTATCGCTGCTATTCGACGCCCGAGGAGCTTGAAGCCTATCGCGCGGAGGCCGACGCGGCCCGCAAGGCCCTCTCCGACGCGAAAAAGGCCAGCGCTTCCGCCGAGGAAATCGCCCGACTCGAGGCTGCGCTTGCGGCGAAGCCCAGGGTTTTCAGTTCGCCTTATCGCGACGGCAAGACGCCGCCTGCCGCTGATGCGCCGTTCGTCATCCGGCTTAAAGCGCCTCGTGAGGGTGAGACGGTGGTCGAGGATGAGGTGCAAGGCCGCGTGCGGTGGGCCAACAAAGACCTCGACGACATGGTGCTGCTGCGCTCGGACGGCACGCCGACCTACATGCTGGCCGTGGTGGTGGACGACCACGATATGGGCATCACCCACGTCATTCGCGGCGACGACCACCTCACCAACGCCGCGCGCCAGAAGCAAATCTACAACGCCATGGGTTGGGACGTTCCGACCTTCGCGCATATCCCGCTGATCCACGGGCCGGACGGCGCGAAGCTGTCGAAGCGGCACGGCGCGCTCGGTGTCGATGCGTACCGCGCGATGGGCTATCTGCCCGACGCGATGCGCAACTACCTCGCGCGGCTCGGCTGGGGACATGGCGACGAGGAGATCTTCACCACCGCGCAGGCCGCCGACTGGTTCGACCTCGACGCCATCGGGCGCTCGCCCTCGCGCTTCGACTTCGCCAAGCTCGAAAACCTGAATGGCGTCTATATCCGCAACACGCCCGATGCGGAGCTGGTGCGCTACATTCGGCAGGTTTTGCCAACTCTGGAAGATGCTGATTATTTTCAAGCAAGAGCCAACGAAGGTACTTGGCGCCAACTCGAAGCCGCTATGCCCGGTCTTAAGGAGAGGGCGAAAACCATTAAGGAACTTGTTCAATCGGCCGAATATCTTGTCGCAACGCTTCCGCCAATTGAGGCTCGCGGTGATCTAAATGCGTCGAATTCGACAATTTCCGGTGTGACCATTGTGGCTGATCGCGTGCCTATCCAACCGGACGAAAAGGCCGCGAAAGTTCTCTCGCCCGAAGCGCGGAAACATCTCGCCGCGCTGAAGGAGCGCTTCGCCGCGCTCGAAACATGGGACGCCGCTTCAATAGAGGCCGCCACGCGCACCTATGCCGAGGAAACCGGCGCAAAACTCGGCAACATCGCGCAGCCACTCCGTGCCGCCGCCACAGGCCGCACAGTGTCGCCGCCGGTGTTCGACGTGCTCGCCGTACTCGGCCGGGACGAGGCTCTGGCGCGCATCGCCGATCAGGCCGCTTAG
- a CDS encoding IS481 family transposase codes for MGQILHGSATTTEAVRRAIQHSQESLRALAKRYGINTKTVSKWKKRSSVADVPTGPKEPKSTVLSVEEEAIIVAFRKHTLLPLDDCLYALQATIPHLTRSSLHRCLQRHGISRLPDVEGDKPAKKKFKSYPIGYFHVDIAEVQTAEGKLYLYVAIDRTSKFAFVQLVKKTGRTSASAFLVALIEAVPYKIHTVLTDNGIQFTFPPRYADGPTARYMTHMFDMRCSENGIEHRLTKVKHPWTNGQVERMNRTIKEATVKRYHYDRHEQLETHLSDFINAYNFARRLKTLKGLTPYEFICKCWTNEPERFKIDPIHQMPGLNI; via the coding sequence ATGGGACAAATTCTTCATGGGAGCGCCACAACGACTGAGGCGGTCCGTCGAGCGATACAGCATAGTCAAGAGAGCTTGAGGGCCCTGGCCAAGCGCTACGGCATCAACACGAAGACGGTCTCGAAATGGAAGAAGCGCTCATCCGTCGCCGATGTGCCGACTGGACCGAAAGAGCCGAAATCCACGGTTCTGTCGGTCGAGGAAGAGGCGATAATCGTCGCCTTCCGCAAGCATACGCTCTTGCCGCTCGACGATTGCCTCTATGCGCTACAGGCGACGATACCGCATCTGACTCGCTCGTCGCTGCATCGCTGTCTTCAACGCCACGGTATTTCTCGGCTGCCGGACGTCGAAGGCGACAAGCCCGCCAAGAAGAAGTTCAAGTCCTATCCGATCGGCTATTTTCATGTCGACATAGCCGAAGTGCAGACGGCCGAAGGCAAGCTCTATCTCTACGTCGCCATTGACCGCACGAGCAAATTCGCCTTCGTGCAACTCGTCAAAAAGACCGGCAGGACGTCCGCTTCAGCCTTCCTCGTCGCCCTGATAGAGGCAGTTCCCTACAAGATTCACACGGTGCTCACCGACAACGGCATCCAGTTCACGTTTCCGCCGCGTTATGCCGATGGACCAACGGCCAGATACATGACGCACATGTTTGACATGCGATGCAGCGAGAACGGCATTGAGCACCGCCTCACCAAGGTCAAGCATCCCTGGACAAACGGCCAGGTCGAGCGAATGAACCGGACGATCAAGGAGGCGACGGTCAAACGCTATCACTACGACCGTCACGAGCAGCTCGAAACCCATCTATCGGACTTCATCAACGCCTATAACTTTGCTCGCCGACTAAAGACCCTCAAAGGCCTCACGCCTTATGAGTTCATCTGTAAATGCTGGACGAATGAGCCGGAAAGATTCAAAATCGATCCAATCCATCAAATGCCGGGACTAAACATCTAA
- a CDS encoding ComEC/Rec2 family competence protein, which produces MSIVVPAELREPRGGRFSRAMATAERALATELDAEQGRWFLWIPVFFGAGVGAYFALPAEPDLSLSGGLLLLALSLRILARTQLFAFLLTTIILCASAGFFAAKVRTAVVAAPVLERHGAYSIEGVVEQFDRQTEKRARAIIRLSSLKYDDAEMRARPFRVRVSLRGDVDLRPGEAIRFRAILGPPPEPVMPGGYDFARASYYQAVGGSGYSLTKPERIEGRALPWDMVPRTWLADLRGRIGERIKAALPGQTGEIAAALTVGQTAGLDEKSMDDLRASGLAHIISISGMHMSLVAGGMFWFVRWVLALFPSIALRYSTRGLAAMAALFVVTVYLALSGAAVGAVRAYLMIAVVFLAILLNRPALSLRNVALAGLVILVVLPDSLIDISFQMSFAATAALIAGYERFGRYLHFEARSIRERLAWQPVYLLGGVLVTTATAGLAVEPFSAYHFHTLTTYAALGNLVGGPPVDFIAMPAMIVALIAMPFGLEDAPLAVMGVGVDAMMAVAHWVGGLPGSTVPVAAFPFAALLLIVSGGLWLVIWRRSWRVLGLGLIGVGVAMTSIHARPDILVDRDAKLVALRDREGRLQAPKTRRASYALQQWLRADGDTRKPKEAATGAGWQCDRTSCVSMVKGRLVSLIARPDAIEEDCRRAAILVMPMDLARPCPAPKLVLDRGALWERGATAISLGDGALAVTTASEGRGDRPWSPTRRKREKIRAEVEGDETAED; this is translated from the coding sequence GTGAGCATTGTCGTACCGGCGGAACTGCGCGAGCCGCGCGGCGGGCGGTTTTCGCGCGCGATGGCGACGGCGGAGCGTGCGCTGGCAACCGAACTCGACGCCGAGCAGGGGCGTTGGTTCCTCTGGATTCCGGTGTTCTTCGGCGCGGGCGTCGGCGCCTATTTCGCGCTTCCCGCCGAGCCGGACCTGTCGCTGTCGGGCGGGTTGCTGCTGCTTGCGTTGAGCCTTCGCATTCTCGCGCGGACGCAGCTTTTCGCCTTCCTGCTGACGACGATCATCCTTTGCGCGAGCGCGGGCTTCTTCGCAGCGAAAGTACGCACGGCTGTCGTGGCGGCTCCGGTGCTCGAACGGCACGGCGCCTACAGCATCGAAGGCGTTGTCGAGCAGTTCGACCGGCAGACGGAGAAGCGCGCCCGCGCGATCATTCGCCTGTCGAGCCTCAAATATGATGACGCCGAGATGCGGGCGCGGCCGTTTCGCGTGCGCGTGAGCCTTCGCGGCGATGTCGACCTTCGGCCCGGCGAAGCGATCCGGTTCCGCGCCATCCTCGGGCCGCCGCCCGAGCCCGTCATGCCGGGCGGCTACGATTTCGCGCGCGCGAGCTATTATCAGGCGGTCGGCGGCTCAGGCTATTCGCTGACGAAGCCGGAGAGGATCGAGGGCCGCGCGCTGCCGTGGGACATGGTGCCTCGCACATGGCTTGCTGATTTGCGCGGGCGCATTGGCGAGCGCATCAAGGCCGCTCTGCCGGGCCAGACGGGCGAGATTGCCGCAGCGCTGACGGTCGGCCAGACGGCGGGCCTCGACGAGAAGTCGATGGACGACCTGCGCGCGTCGGGCCTCGCGCACATCATATCGATATCCGGGATGCATATGTCGCTCGTCGCGGGCGGCATGTTCTGGTTCGTGCGATGGGTGCTCGCGCTGTTTCCGTCGATCGCGCTGCGCTACTCCACGCGCGGACTTGCGGCGATGGCCGCGCTTTTCGTGGTGACGGTCTACCTCGCGTTGTCGGGCGCGGCAGTCGGGGCGGTGCGCGCCTATCTCATGATTGCGGTGGTGTTCCTCGCGATCCTGTTGAACCGCCCTGCTCTCTCGCTTCGTAACGTCGCGCTGGCGGGCCTCGTCATCCTCGTCGTGCTGCCGGACAGCCTCATCGACATCAGCTTCCAGATGTCGTTCGCCGCCACCGCCGCGCTGATCGCGGGTTATGAGCGGTTCGGGCGGTATCTGCATTTCGAGGCGCGCAGCATCCGCGAGCGGCTCGCGTGGCAGCCTGTCTACCTCCTCGGCGGCGTTCTGGTGACGACGGCAACGGCGGGCCTCGCGGTCGAGCCGTTCTCCGCCTACCACTTCCATACGCTGACGACTTATGCCGCGCTCGGCAATCTCGTCGGCGGCCCACCCGTCGATTTCATCGCCATGCCCGCGATGATCGTTGCGCTCATCGCCATGCCGTTTGGGCTGGAGGACGCGCCGCTTGCCGTGATGGGTGTCGGCGTCGATGCCATGATGGCGGTTGCGCATTGGGTCGGCGGGTTGCCCGGCTCGACCGTTCCCGTGGCGGCGTTCCCCTTCGCGGCGCTGCTCTTGATTGTATCGGGCGGCCTCTGGCTGGTGATCTGGCGGCGGTCGTGGCGCGTGCTGGGCCTCGGCTTGATCGGCGTCGGTGTGGCGATGACGTCCATCCATGCGCGGCCCGACATCCTCGTCGACCGGGACGCGAAGCTCGTCGCCTTGCGCGACCGCGAGGGCCGCCTGCAAGCGCCGAAGACGCGCCGCGCGTCATACGCGCTCCAGCAATGGCTCAGGGCCGATGGCGATACGCGGAAGCCCAAGGAAGCGGCCACCGGCGCGGGTTGGCAATGCGACCGTACGAGTTGCGTTTCGATGGTGAAGGGGCGGCTCGTCAGCCTGATCGCGCGGCCCGACGCCATCGAGGAAGACTGCCGCCGCGCCGCCATCCTCGTCATGCCGATGGACCTGGCGCGCCCCTGTCCGGCGCCGAAGCTCGTGCTCGACCGCGGCGCGTTGTGGGAACGGGGCGCGACCGCGATTTCGCTTGGCGACGGCGCGCTGGCGGTAACGACGGCATCGGAGGGGCGCGGGGACAGGCCGTGGTCGCCCACTCGGCGAAAGCGCGAAAAGATCCGCGCGGAGGTTGAAGGCGACGAAACCGCCGAAGACTGA
- the vapC gene encoding type II toxin-antitoxin system VapC family toxin: MLIDTSTLVALFRDRTGRVARALQTVLEGRDYYLTRFTQTELLAGARDEVEWLKLADYLADQDYVEAGAESWSAAARLAFDLRREGLPVPGAPTCCIAAIAIENGMTLLHNDADFATIAKVSALKHLPFETLGAVRVI; this comes from the coding sequence ATGCTGATTGACACCAGCACGCTCGTCGCTCTTTTCCGTGACCGTACGGGCAGGGTGGCGCGCGCGCTCCAGACTGTGCTCGAAGGCCGGGACTATTACCTGACGCGCTTCACGCAGACGGAGCTTCTCGCTGGCGCGCGCGACGAGGTGGAGTGGCTAAAGCTCGCCGACTATCTCGCCGATCAGGACTATGTGGAGGCCGGCGCGGAAAGCTGGTCTGCGGCTGCGCGCCTCGCCTTCGATCTCAGGCGCGAGGGGCTGCCCGTACCGGGCGCGCCCACATGCTGCATCGCCGCGATCGCCATCGAAAACGGCATGACGCTTCTGCACAACGACGCCGATTTCGCCACCATCGCGAAAGTCAGCGCGTTGAAACATCTGCCGTTCGAAACGCTTGGAGCGGTGCGCGTGATTTGA